From one Ctenopharyngodon idella isolate HZGC_01 chromosome 15, HZGC01, whole genome shotgun sequence genomic stretch:
- the si:dkey-30e9.6 gene encoding uncharacterized protein si:dkey-30e9.6 produces MNLPELLDTTTSFDLRRKLLFSVSQNLISSRSCGLVPPQVVPLDPWNVKAPDFTPKLYRSVGLPRIKSKNIHLVKSNDSVEQTSFVLEKIKDVTPSILSPHKEQPFITCYKPPDSLETKLLFVRAGTNPVGPYKNPKPHNFRPCAEGMPDMVTSVEKDPDCLFLKSQCLKAVTDIHPDLNPPHRNTVSKIDTFKPEELKWDPRLILPKTPWPPKSASYTRYRRRRGVYSALMDRIEEKLTNSWRK; encoded by the exons atgAATCTTCCTGAGCTTTTGGATACTACCACGTCTTTTGACCTCAGAAGAAAGTTGCTCTTTTCTGTGAGTCAAAACTTGATCTCGAGCCGGAGTTGTGGACTCGTTCCACCACAAGTGGTTCCCCTTGATCCATGGAACGTGAAAGCTCCTGACTTCACCCCAAAACTCTACAGATCTGTGGGTTTGCCACGGATTAAGAGCAAAAACATTCACCTGGTTAAATCAAATGATAGTGTGGAACAAACATCTTTTGTTTTGGAAAAGATTAAGGATGTTACTCCTTCAATATTATCTCCACATAAAGAACAACCATTTATCACGTGCTACAAACCACCAGACTCGCTAGAGACAAAACTGCTGTTTGTAAGAGCAGGGACGAATCCTGTCGGGCCTTACAAAAATCCCAAACCTCACAACTTCAGACCT TGTGCTGAGGGAATGCCAGACATGGTGACTTCTGTGGAAAAGGACCCAGACTGCTTGTTCTTAAAGTCTCAATGCCTAAAAGCAG TCACTGACATTCATCCTGACCTGAACCCTCCTCACAGAAACACAGTGAGCAAAATAGACACTTTCAAACCGGAAGAGCTTAAATGGGACCCAAGGCTCATACTACCAAAGACGCCATGGCCCCCAAAATCTGCATCTTATACA AGATATCGCCGCAGAAGAGGTGTATATAGTGCCTTAATGGACCGAATTGAAGAAAAGTTGACCAACTCCTGGAGGAAATGA